The Mycolicibacterium doricum genome includes a region encoding these proteins:
- a CDS encoding alpha-1,4-glucan--maltose-1-phosphate maltosyltransferase, translated as MAGRIGIDDVAPVVSGGRYPAKAVVGEVVPVSATVWREGHDAVSATLVVRYHGTSYPELADAPVGRVSATEAVQIQEVVNPSPRIKPQALPMSQGRTPDVFHGQFVPETVGLWTYRVDGWGDPIATWRHNVTVKLDAGQSESELNNDLLVGARLLERAATGVPRQDRYPLVQAAERLREPGDPFYRAGAALATDVTGLLDQYPLREFVTRGDQYGVWVDRPLARFGSWYEFFPRSTGGWDSQGHPVHGTFATATKALPRVARMGFDVVYLPPIHPIGKVHRKGPNNSVTAGPNDVGSPWAIGSDEGGHDAVHPELGTIEDFDEFVAAARDQGLEVALDLALQCAPDHPWAREHPEWFTVLPDGTIAYAENPPKKYQDIYPLNFDNDPVGLYLEVLRVVRFWISHGVKVFRVDNPHTKPPNFWAWLIGEIKNEDPDVLFLAEAFTRPARLYGLAKLGYTQSYTYFTWRTSKSELTEFGEQIAEHADYARPNLFVNTPDILHESLQHGGPGMFAIRAVLASTMSSVWGVYSGYELFEHLPVREGSEEYLNSEKYELRPRDFDAALADGESLEPFITRLNEIRRVHPALHQLRTITFHYPDNDAILAYSKFDPVTGDQLLVVVTLNPFGPEEATLWLDMAALGMEPYDRFWVRDEITGEEYQWGESNYVRIEPARAVAHVLNMPQVPADQRLNLLRRE; from the coding sequence GTGGCCGGCCGTATCGGAATCGACGACGTCGCGCCCGTGGTATCCGGCGGCAGGTACCCGGCCAAAGCGGTGGTGGGCGAGGTGGTGCCGGTGAGCGCCACCGTGTGGCGCGAGGGCCACGACGCGGTCTCCGCGACGCTGGTGGTGCGCTATCACGGCACGTCGTATCCCGAACTCGCCGACGCTCCGGTGGGCCGGGTGAGCGCTACCGAAGCGGTCCAGATCCAAGAAGTCGTCAACCCCTCGCCGCGGATCAAACCGCAGGCGTTGCCGATGAGCCAGGGCCGTACACCCGACGTCTTCCACGGCCAATTCGTGCCCGAGACCGTCGGGTTGTGGACCTACCGGGTCGACGGCTGGGGCGACCCGATCGCCACGTGGCGCCACAACGTCACGGTGAAACTCGACGCCGGCCAAAGCGAGTCGGAACTGAACAACGATCTGCTCGTGGGGGCACGCCTCTTGGAGCGTGCCGCCACCGGCGTCCCCCGGCAGGACCGCTACCCCCTGGTGCAGGCCGCCGAACGACTGCGCGAACCCGGTGATCCGTTCTACCGCGCGGGTGCCGCGCTGGCGACTGACGTGACGGGACTGCTCGATCAGTATCCGCTGCGCGAATTCGTCACGCGCGGTGACCAATACGGCGTCTGGGTGGACCGGCCACTGGCCCGCTTCGGGTCCTGGTACGAGTTCTTCCCCCGCTCCACCGGCGGGTGGGACAGCCAGGGCCATCCCGTGCACGGCACGTTCGCCACCGCCACCAAGGCGCTCCCCCGGGTCGCCAGGATGGGCTTCGACGTGGTGTACCTCCCGCCGATCCACCCGATCGGCAAGGTACACCGCAAGGGCCCCAACAACAGCGTGACCGCCGGACCCAACGACGTGGGATCCCCGTGGGCGATCGGCAGCGACGAGGGCGGCCATGACGCGGTGCATCCCGAGCTCGGCACCATAGAGGACTTCGACGAGTTCGTCGCGGCCGCCCGCGACCAGGGACTCGAGGTGGCACTCGATCTGGCGCTGCAGTGCGCGCCGGACCATCCGTGGGCACGTGAGCATCCGGAGTGGTTCACCGTGCTGCCCGACGGCACCATCGCCTACGCGGAGAACCCGCCGAAGAAGTACCAGGACATCTACCCGCTGAACTTCGACAACGACCCGGTCGGGTTGTACCTGGAGGTGCTGCGGGTGGTCCGTTTCTGGATATCCCACGGCGTCAAGGTGTTTCGCGTCGACAACCCGCACACCAAGCCCCCCAACTTCTGGGCCTGGCTGATCGGGGAGATCAAGAACGAGGACCCGGACGTGCTTTTCCTGGCCGAGGCGTTCACCCGGCCGGCCCGCTTGTACGGTCTGGCGAAGCTGGGTTACACGCAGTCCTATACGTACTTCACGTGGCGCACATCGAAGAGCGAGTTGACCGAGTTCGGCGAACAGATCGCCGAGCACGCCGATTACGCGCGGCCCAACCTTTTCGTCAACACCCCGGACATCCTGCACGAGAGCCTGCAGCACGGCGGCCCCGGCATGTTCGCGATCCGCGCCGTGTTGGCGTCGACGATGAGTTCGGTGTGGGGTGTGTACTCCGGTTACGAGCTGTTCGAACACCTCCCGGTGCGGGAAGGCAGCGAGGAGTACCTCAACTCGGAGAAGTACGAGCTGCGTCCTCGCGACTTCGACGCCGCCCTGGCCGACGGCGAGTCGCTCGAACCGTTCATCACCCGCCTCAACGAGATCCGGCGGGTGCACCCGGCGTTGCACCAACTGCGGACCATCACATTCCACTACCCCGACAACGACGCCATCCTGGCTTACAGCAAGTTCGACCCGGTCACCGGTGACCAGCTCCTCGTCGTGGTGACGCTCAACCCGTTCGGGCCCGAGGAGGCCACACTGTGGTTGGACATGGCCGCATTGGGAATGGAGCCTTACGACAGGTTCTGGGTGCGCGACGAGATCACCGGAGAGGAATACCAGTGGGGCGAGTCGAACTACGTGCGAATCGAGCCCGCCAGGGCGGTGGCGCACGTGCTCAACATGCCGCAGGTGCCCGCCGACCAACGCCTCAACCTACTGCGTAGGGAGTGA
- the glgB gene encoding 1,4-alpha-glucan branching protein GlgB: MAKTKRLTDETTITSPHLRPHTADLNRLLAGEHHDPHSILGAHEYDDHTVIRAYRPHATEVAAVVGGERHVFTHLEAGVFAVTLPFTGLIDYRLEVSYDHGGDQPHIHHTADAYRFLPTLGEMDLHLFSEGRHERLWEALGAHPRSFTTPDGVVEGVSFAVWAPNAKGVQLIGDFNHWEGNEAQLRVLGSTGVWELFWPDFPVDGLYKFRIHGADGVVSERADPMAFATEVPPQTASRVTTSTYRWGDDAWMARRAAQNPVSEPMSTLEVHLMSWRPGLSYVELADQLTAYVVEHGFTHVELLPVAEHPFGGSWGYQVTSYYAPTSRLGTPDDLRYLVDRLHQAGIGVIVDWVPAHFPKDAWALGRFDGTALYEHADPRRGEQLDWGTYVFDFGRAEVRNFLVANALYWLQEFHVDGLRVDAVASMLYLDYSRPEGGWTPNIYGGRENLEAVQFLQEMNATVHKASPGIVTVAEESTSWPGVTRPTNLGGLGFSMKWNMGWMNDTLAFIGRDPIHRSYHHHEMTFSMLYAFSENYVLPISHDEVVHGKGTLWGRMPGDDHRKAAGVRQLLAYQWAHPGKQLLFQGQEFGQRAEWSEERGVDWYQLDENSYSGGILRMVSDMNRIYTSRRALWSHDTSPEGYSWIDANDSANNVLSFLRYGDDGSVLACVFNFSGAEHSQYRLGLPHAGTWREVLNTDASDYDGAGIGNYGAVEATDEPWHGRPASAVMVLPPLSALWFEPVSAEAPVVQGPATAPPLS, translated from the coding sequence ATGGCCAAGACAAAGCGACTGACCGACGAGACCACCATCACGAGCCCGCACCTGCGGCCGCACACCGCCGACCTCAATCGGCTGCTCGCCGGCGAGCACCACGACCCACACTCGATTCTCGGGGCGCACGAGTACGACGACCACACCGTGATCCGGGCGTACCGCCCGCACGCGACCGAGGTCGCGGCCGTCGTCGGCGGTGAACGACATGTGTTCACCCACCTCGAGGCGGGCGTGTTCGCCGTCACCCTGCCGTTCACCGGCCTGATCGACTACCGCCTCGAGGTCAGCTACGACCACGGCGGCGACCAGCCGCACATCCACCACACCGCCGACGCCTATCGGTTCCTGCCCACGCTGGGCGAGATGGACCTGCACCTGTTCTCCGAGGGTCGCCACGAACGGTTGTGGGAGGCGCTGGGCGCCCACCCGCGCAGCTTCACCACCCCCGACGGGGTCGTCGAAGGTGTGTCCTTCGCGGTGTGGGCACCCAACGCCAAGGGAGTTCAGCTGATCGGCGACTTCAACCACTGGGAGGGCAACGAGGCGCAACTGCGCGTGCTCGGCTCGACGGGTGTGTGGGAGCTGTTCTGGCCCGACTTCCCGGTCGACGGGCTCTACAAGTTCCGCATCCACGGCGCCGACGGCGTGGTGAGCGAGCGTGCCGATCCCATGGCCTTCGCGACCGAGGTGCCGCCGCAGACCGCGTCCCGGGTAACCACGAGCACCTATAGGTGGGGCGACGACGCGTGGATGGCCCGGCGCGCCGCCCAGAACCCCGTGTCTGAGCCGATGAGCACCCTCGAGGTGCACCTGATGTCGTGGCGGCCGGGTCTGTCCTACGTGGAGCTGGCCGACCAGCTGACCGCGTACGTCGTCGAGCACGGGTTCACCCACGTCGAGTTGCTGCCCGTGGCTGAGCACCCGTTCGGCGGTTCGTGGGGCTACCAGGTCACGTCGTATTACGCACCGACGTCACGCCTGGGCACGCCCGACGATTTGCGCTATCTCGTCGACCGACTGCACCAGGCCGGGATCGGAGTGATCGTCGACTGGGTGCCCGCGCACTTCCCTAAGGACGCATGGGCGCTGGGCCGGTTCGACGGCACCGCGCTCTACGAACACGCCGACCCCCGCCGCGGCGAGCAGCTGGACTGGGGCACATATGTCTTCGACTTCGGCCGGGCCGAGGTGCGCAACTTCCTCGTCGCCAACGCGCTGTACTGGCTGCAGGAGTTCCACGTCGACGGGCTGCGCGTGGACGCCGTCGCCTCGATGCTCTACCTGGACTACTCGCGGCCGGAGGGCGGCTGGACGCCGAACATCTACGGCGGCCGCGAGAACCTCGAGGCGGTGCAGTTCCTGCAGGAGATGAACGCCACCGTGCACAAGGCCAGCCCGGGCATCGTCACGGTCGCCGAGGAGTCGACGTCGTGGCCCGGCGTGACCCGTCCGACCAATCTGGGCGGGCTCGGCTTCTCGATGAAGTGGAACATGGGCTGGATGAACGACACCTTGGCGTTCATCGGCCGCGACCCCATCCACCGCAGCTACCACCACCACGAGATGACGTTCTCGATGCTGTACGCGTTCAGCGAGAACTACGTGCTGCCGATCAGTCACGACGAGGTCGTCCACGGCAAGGGCACGCTGTGGGGACGGATGCCCGGCGACGACCACCGCAAGGCTGCAGGCGTACGGCAGCTGCTCGCCTACCAGTGGGCCCACCCCGGTAAGCAGCTGCTGTTCCAGGGCCAGGAGTTCGGCCAGCGCGCCGAATGGTCGGAAGAACGCGGCGTCGACTGGTACCAGCTCGACGAGAACAGCTACTCGGGCGGCATCCTGCGGATGGTCTCCGACATGAACCGCATCTACACGAGCCGTCGTGCGTTGTGGTCACACGACACCAGCCCCGAGGGCTACTCGTGGATCGACGCCAACGACTCGGCCAACAACGTGCTGAGCTTCTTGCGCTACGGCGACGACGGTTCGGTGCTGGCATGCGTGTTCAACTTCTCCGGTGCCGAGCACAGCCAGTACCGGTTGGGTCTGCCGCACGCGGGCACGTGGCGTGAGGTGCTCAACACCGACGCATCCGACTACGACGGTGCCGGAATCGGCAACTACGGGGCCGTGGAGGCCACCGACGAGCCCTGGCACGGCCGGCCGGCCTCCGCGGTGATGGTGCTCCCGCCGCTGTCCGCGTTGTGGTTCGAACCGGTCTCCGCAGAGGCGCCCGTCGTCCAAGGCCCGGCGACCGCGCCGCCGCTGTCCTGA
- a CDS encoding tetratricopeptide repeat protein, producing MTRPRPSIGPALAGAVDLSALKQRPAAEAGGPASAGGPGVEITEANLEAEVLTHSGQVPVVVLLWSPRSDSSVALGQTLAGLANADAGKWSLATVNVDTTPRVAQMFGVQAVPTVVALAGGQPISSFEGSQPPDQLRRWIDSLLAATAGKLSGSGDPGQPEQVDPEVAQARALLDNGDFGAALNAYQAILDAQPNHAEAKGAVRQIAFLQRATAQRPDAVTIADAAPADIDAAFAAADVEILQQQVEAAFDRLIALVKRTAGDDRTRVRTRLIELFELFDPADPEVIAGRRKLANALY from the coding sequence GTGACACGTCCACGACCTTCCATCGGGCCGGCACTGGCCGGTGCGGTTGATCTGTCCGCGCTCAAGCAACGTCCCGCCGCCGAAGCGGGCGGGCCTGCCTCAGCAGGCGGCCCCGGTGTCGAGATCACCGAGGCGAACCTCGAAGCCGAGGTACTGACCCATTCCGGTCAGGTTCCCGTGGTGGTGCTGCTGTGGTCTCCGCGCAGCGACTCCAGCGTGGCACTGGGGCAGACGCTCGCCGGACTGGCCAACGCCGACGCGGGGAAGTGGTCGCTGGCGACGGTCAACGTCGACACCACCCCGCGGGTGGCGCAGATGTTCGGAGTGCAGGCGGTGCCCACGGTGGTCGCGCTCGCCGGAGGCCAACCCATCTCGAGTTTCGAGGGCTCGCAGCCGCCCGATCAACTGCGGCGCTGGATCGACTCGCTCCTGGCGGCCACTGCCGGAAAACTCTCCGGATCGGGAGACCCCGGCCAGCCCGAGCAGGTCGACCCCGAGGTCGCGCAGGCGCGCGCGCTCCTCGACAACGGTGACTTCGGCGCCGCGCTGAACGCCTACCAGGCGATTCTCGATGCGCAGCCGAATCACGCCGAGGCCAAGGGAGCGGTCCGGCAGATCGCGTTCCTGCAGCGCGCGACGGCGCAGCGTCCCGACGCGGTGACCATCGCCGACGCCGCGCCGGCCGACATCGACGCCGCCTTCGCCGCCGCGGACGTCGAGATCCTGCAGCAGCAGGTCGAGGCGGCCTTCGACCGGTTGATCGCTCTGGTCAAACGCACCGCCGGCGACGACCGCACGAGGGTGCGGACTCGGCTCATCGAGCTGTTCGAGCTCTTCGACCCTGCCGACCCCGAGGTGATCGCGGGCCGCCGCAAGCTCGCCAACGCCCTGTACTGA
- a CDS encoding DUF3817 domain-containing protein has product MAVMSGAFDLRNAAGWLRLVGLLEAVSWVGLLVGMYFKYLGSPSTEIGVKIFGPVHGGVFVAFLVAAVVAGFTLKWRAGTWLPAGVASIVPLGTVIFLIWADRTGRMGGDAVSALGRPGRPAPETT; this is encoded by the coding sequence ATGGCGGTCATGTCTGGTGCTTTCGATCTGCGCAATGCTGCCGGCTGGCTCCGGCTCGTCGGGCTGCTTGAAGCGGTGAGCTGGGTGGGACTGCTGGTGGGGATGTACTTCAAGTACCTCGGCAGCCCTAGCACCGAGATCGGGGTCAAGATTTTCGGACCCGTCCACGGCGGCGTGTTCGTCGCCTTCCTCGTGGCCGCTGTCGTCGCCGGCTTCACGCTCAAGTGGCGGGCGGGGACATGGTTGCCGGCTGGTGTGGCGAGCATCGTCCCGCTGGGCACTGTGATCTTCCTCATATGGGCTGATCGCACGGGCCGGATGGGAGGCGACGCCGTCTCCGCGCTGGGTCGGCCAGGCCGCCCGGCACCTGAAACGACGTGA